The following are from one region of the candidate division KSB1 bacterium genome:
- a CDS encoding tetratricopeptide repeat protein, protein MDLSGLLITSLEQSRRLSVLTRSRLFDILKQMGKPNIEQIDVELGREICRKANINFLAIASIRKFGRVYTLDFKLLDTNKNRYFLTASENGEGHESIPDLIDKLAKRIRQGFKEKSSEIQAESQAVTELTTSNLEAYRYYNLGETLLSQFKYREAAEEFKRAVTLDSTFALAHFRLAFAKQYGGMGGDKEAMRMAIKYIDKVPEKEHFLIRAQDAWFNNRREKSYTLYQEVLKIYPQEKEALLQIAEYMLHHTLDPISALQYFEKSVDADPGYGDGLGHLIYLNHALKRHDKAIEYALQFVDLHPGEASYRRLGETYCFAGQFSKAEEVLNRALELFPRSPGLVITKANIPVFKESYETAKAQITVFLLDANSISERRMGSRYLADLYAYQGKYKEIEAVFDKIIGLDSMSDPDARLRFDYAEKAWWLAVGRGDGNAAKTEIEKAKRIGGQQISWFFMSLLRTYLLLGEFDAADSSYSAAIALAGEEMHPFRSHLINGYKYKSRQEFGKAAAEFEKWIEIRGSFNFWDKVFYLYELAGCYFSLGDYKKAIETIANMQGIYITFTPNNNLPSSRGAVYPRGFHLLGKIYEKQGEPKRAIENYEKFLEIWKNADEDLPDLIDAKARLARLKENSK, encoded by the coding sequence ATGGATTTATCCGGTCTGCTCATTACATCATTAGAGCAATCGCGGCGATTGTCTGTTCTCACTCGATCAAGACTATTTGACATTCTCAAGCAAATGGGCAAGCCGAACATCGAACAAATCGACGTGGAACTTGGGCGGGAGATTTGTAGGAAGGCAAACATTAACTTCCTGGCAATTGCCTCTATCAGAAAATTTGGCCGGGTTTATACACTTGACTTTAAGCTACTTGATACTAACAAGAACAGATATTTTCTGACCGCATCTGAAAACGGTGAAGGGCACGAGAGTATCCCTGATTTGATTGACAAACTGGCAAAAAGAATACGGCAAGGTTTTAAGGAGAAATCTAGCGAAATTCAGGCTGAAAGCCAAGCTGTTACAGAATTAACGACTTCAAATTTGGAGGCATATCGATATTATAATCTTGGCGAAACGCTCTTGAGTCAATTCAAATATAGAGAAGCTGCTGAAGAGTTCAAAAGAGCCGTCACCCTGGACTCGACATTTGCTCTTGCTCATTTCCGGTTGGCTTTTGCTAAACAGTATGGTGGTATGGGAGGGGACAAGGAAGCTATGCGGATGGCCATAAAATACATCGACAAAGTGCCTGAAAAAGAGCATTTTTTGATCAGGGCACAAGATGCATGGTTTAATAATAGACGGGAAAAGTCATACACACTGTATCAGGAAGTTTTGAAAATATATCCTCAGGAGAAGGAAGCACTCCTTCAAATTGCCGAATATATGTTGCACCATACTTTGGATCCAATTTCCGCACTACAATATTTTGAGAAATCGGTCGATGCAGATCCTGGCTATGGGGATGGCCTGGGACATCTAATTTATCTGAATCACGCTCTAAAAAGACACGATAAGGCAATCGAATATGCACTGCAGTTTGTTGATTTGCATCCGGGCGAGGCATCGTATCGCAGATTAGGAGAGACTTACTGCTTTGCTGGTCAATTTAGCAAGGCAGAAGAAGTATTGAATAGAGCCTTAGAACTATTCCCCCGAAGCCCAGGGCTAGTTATCACTAAGGCGAATATCCCAGTCTTTAAGGAGAGTTATGAGACTGCAAAAGCTCAGATCACTGTGTTTCTATTAGATGCCAATTCCATATCGGAGCGAAGAATGGGTTCTCGATACCTGGCCGACTTATATGCTTATCAGGGAAAATATAAAGAAATTGAAGCAGTGTTTGACAAGATTATCGGGTTGGACTCGATGTCAGATCCAGATGCCAGGCTAAGATTTGATTACGCGGAAAAGGCATGGTGGCTTGCAGTCGGAAGGGGCGATGGAAACGCTGCTAAAACGGAAATTGAGAAGGCAAAAAGGATCGGAGGCCAACAAATCTCCTGGTTCTTTATGTCTCTTTTGCGAACTTATTTGCTTTTGGGCGAATTTGATGCTGCCGATTCTAGTTATTCGGCTGCAATCGCTTTAGCTGGTGAGGAAATGCATCCTTTTAGGTCGCACCTGATTAATGGGTATAAATACAAATCTCGCCAGGAATTTGGCAAGGCTGCTGCCGAGTTTGAAAAGTGGATAGAAATTAGAGGCTCGTTTAACTTTTGGGACAAAGTATTTTATTTATACGAACTTGCAGGTTGTTATTTTAGCTTAGGCGATTACAAGAAAGCGATTGAAACCATCGCCAATATGCAAGGAATTTATATAACCTTTACGCCTAACAATAATTTACCTAGCTCACGTGGCGCCGTTTATCCGAGGGGCTTCCATCTTCTCGGCAAGATCTATGAGAAACAAGGTGAACCTAAGCGTGCCATCGAAAACTACGAAAAATTCCTCGAAATCTGGAAAAACGCCGACGAAGATTTGCCGGATTTGATCGATGCGAAGGCGAGGCTGGCGAGATTGAAGGAAAACTCGAAGTAA
- a CDS encoding KH domain-containing protein, which yields MREFVEFLVKHLVDHPDEIRINELESERSIIYELHVAKSDMGKVLGKKGRTAHAMRTLINAAAGASTKKRVMLEIIE from the coding sequence ATGAGAGAATTTGTGGAATTCCTGGTTAAGCATTTGGTTGATCATCCGGATGAAATTCGGATTAATGAATTAGAAAGCGAACGTTCCATAATTTATGAATTGCATGTAGCTAAGAGTGATATGGGAAAAGTCCTCGGTAAAAAAGGCCGAACTGCTCATGCTATGCGTACTCTTATCAATGCGGCTGCTGGGGCAAGTACAAAAAAAAGAGTTATGCTGGAAATCATTGAGTAA
- a CDS encoding dienelactone hydrolase family protein produces the protein MKKLSLLIGLIFIPISISAQDSPGKRLEKSPRHQEWVKIKQGERIVHAFLVYPEIKDKAPAVIVIHENRGLNDWVCSVADRLAEAGYIAIAPDLLSGMGPDGGKTSDFPDRNAARDAIYSLTPEQVTADLNATADYVKKLPAANGTLAVSGFCWGGSQTFRFATNRKDLSAAYVFYGSAPKNKEDLAKIQCPVYGFYGGNDARVTSTIPKTSELMKEVKKTYEPVIYDQARHGFMRAGEADDASEANKKAVAEGWKRWKALLKSSEEK, from the coding sequence ATGAAAAAACTATCCCTTTTAATTGGCTTGATTTTTATCCCTATTTCAATATCAGCCCAGGATTCCCCTGGCAAGCGATTAGAGAAATCTCCAAGGCACCAGGAATGGGTAAAAATCAAACAGGGAGAACGGATTGTCCATGCGTTTTTAGTATACCCGGAAATTAAAGACAAAGCGCCGGCTGTTATTGTCATCCATGAAAACAGGGGATTAAACGATTGGGTATGCAGTGTTGCCGATCGGCTTGCTGAAGCCGGTTATATTGCGATTGCCCCCGACTTACTTTCCGGTATGGGACCGGATGGAGGAAAGACAAGTGATTTTCCCGACAGAAATGCCGCAAGGGATGCAATATATAGCCTGACTCCTGAGCAGGTCACTGCTGATTTAAATGCAACTGCAGACTATGTCAAAAAACTGCCTGCCGCCAATGGTACTTTGGCAGTATCCGGATTTTGTTGGGGAGGTTCCCAAACTTTTCGCTTCGCTACCAATCGTAAAGACTTATCTGCAGCCTATGTTTTCTACGGCAGCGCTCCCAAGAATAAAGAAGACCTTGCTAAAATCCAATGTCCTGTTTATGGTTTCTATGGCGGTAACGATGCCAGGGTAACATCAACCATTCCCAAAACTTCTGAATTAATGAAGGAAGTCAAAAAAACCTATGAGCCAGTTATTTATGACCAAGCCAGGCACGGATTCATGCGTGCAGGTGAAGCCGATGATGCATCGGAAGCCAATAAGAAAGCAGTGGCTGAAGGTTGGAAACGCTGGAAAGCACTTTTGAAAAGCTCTGAAGAAAAGTAA